A portion of the Melanotaenia boesemani isolate fMelBoe1 chromosome 2, fMelBoe1.pri, whole genome shotgun sequence genome contains these proteins:
- the smim22 gene encoding small integral membrane protein 22: MDNRNIQQDFQNQFNDVVSRLQSKQFFQSDWDIASFAIFFIFIGMVLLLVLLVLIRCCCCCCDDEKPRRRKVGVDNMALEP; this comes from the exons ATGGACAACAGGAACATCCAGCAGGACTTCCAGAACCAGTTCAACGATGTGGTCTCCAGACTGCAGTCCAAGCAGTTCTTCCAGTCTGACTGGGACATCGCTTCCTTTGccattttcttcatctttatcG GGATGGTCCTCCTGCTGGTCCTCCTGGTCTTGatccgctgctgctgctgctgctgcgatgATGAGAAG ccgaggaggaggaaggttgGTGTAGACAACATGGCTTTGGAGCCCTGA